The following is a genomic window from Candidatus Methylomirabilis sp..
GGGGCGTGGGGAGAGGAGCGGACCATGGCGATGTTCGCCTACGTGGGACGGACCCGGGGTGGCCAGACCATCTCGGGGGAGATGGACGCCCCCAACCGGGACGCGGTCGTCGTCCAGCTCCGGAAGCAGCAGATCCTGGCGACCTCGGTCAAGCAGAAGGCCAAAGACATCCAATTCAGCCTTCCCGGATTCGGGGGGGGCGTCAATGACAAGGACATCGCCGTCTTC
Proteins encoded in this region:
- a CDS encoding type II secretion system F family protein, with amino-acid sequence MAMFAYVGRTRGGQTISGEMDAPNRDAVVVQLRKQQILATSVKQKAKDIQFSLPGFGGGVNDKDIAVF